One region of Bubalus kerabau isolate K-KA32 ecotype Philippines breed swamp buffalo chromosome 6, PCC_UOA_SB_1v2, whole genome shotgun sequence genomic DNA includes:
- the SPRR4 gene encoding small proline-rich protein 4 isoform X1 has product MSLASEWQGSPVPAAMSSQQQQQQQQQCLPQQIQQQQVKQPCQPPPVKCQETCAPKTKDPCAPQAKKQCPPKGTAIPAQQKCPATQQAPKSK; this is encoded by the exons ATGAGCCTGGCCAGCGAGTGGCAAG GCTCACCTGTTCCTGCAGCCATGTcttcccagcagcagcagcagcagcagcagcagtgcctgccCCAGCAGATCCAACAGCAGCAGGTGAAGCAGCCCTGTCAGCCGCCCCCTGTCAAATGTCAAGAGACGTGTGCACCTAAAACCAAGGATCCATGTGCTccgcaggccaagaagcaatgtCCACCCAAAGGCACAGCCATCCCAGCCCAGCAGAAGTGTCCCGCAACCCAGCAAGCCCCCAAGAGTAAATAG
- the SPRR4 gene encoding small proline-rich protein 4 isoform X2, translating into MSSQQQQQQQQQCLPQQIQQQQVKQPCQPPPVKCQETCAPKTKDPCAPQAKKQCPPKGTAIPAQQKCPATQQAPKSK; encoded by the coding sequence ATGTcttcccagcagcagcagcagcagcagcagcagtgcctgccCCAGCAGATCCAACAGCAGCAGGTGAAGCAGCCCTGTCAGCCGCCCCCTGTCAAATGTCAAGAGACGTGTGCACCTAAAACCAAGGATCCATGTGCTccgcaggccaagaagcaatgtCCACCCAAAGGCACAGCCATCCCAGCCCAGCAGAAGTGTCCCGCAACCCAGCAAGCCCCCAAGAGTAAATAG